From Selenomonas ruminantium AC2024, a single genomic window includes:
- the pssA gene encoding CDP-diacylglycerol--serine O-phosphatidyltransferase: MDYRRFLPNLCTSMNLVFGMCSILSTYHGDLIWGSIFILLALVADGLDGRTARFFGVSSEMGKEMDSLCDLGSFGIAPAFLAWVFVLQHHGLLGMAVVIIFAVCGMWRLARFNVNADVVHGYFMGLAIPAGGNIVAMTTLLFVSLGIDPLGFGITYPIIMAIVGYLMVSHVHYPNFKGDGAEPIYLVTKIFAFVMFAGILWLGHEALLPALAVAVFCTYGAAGILNTIIALFAKEG, encoded by the coding sequence ATGGATTACAGACGTTTTCTACCGAATTTATGCACGTCCATGAACCTCGTGTTTGGTATGTGCTCCATACTTTCGACCTATCATGGTGATTTGATTTGGGGCTCGATTTTCATTTTGCTGGCGCTCGTGGCCGATGGCCTTGATGGCCGCACGGCGCGTTTCTTTGGCGTGTCCAGCGAAATGGGCAAGGAAATGGATTCGCTCTGTGACCTGGGCTCCTTTGGCATTGCGCCGGCATTTTTGGCATGGGTATTCGTGTTGCAGCATCATGGCCTTTTGGGCATGGCTGTGGTGATTATCTTTGCCGTGTGCGGCATGTGGCGTCTGGCCCGCTTTAATGTCAATGCGGATGTCGTGCATGGCTATTTCATGGGGTTGGCAATTCCTGCCGGCGGCAATATCGTGGCGATGACCACCCTGCTCTTTGTGAGCTTGGGCATTGACCCGCTGGGCTTTGGCATCACTTATCCCATCATCATGGCCATTGTAGGTTATCTGATGGTGAGCCATGTGCATTACCCTAATTTCAAGGGGGATGGGGCAGAACCCATTTACCTTGTTACGAAGATTTTTGCGTTTGTGATGTTTGCCGGTATTTTGTGGCTGGGCCATGAGGCTTTGCTGCCGGCGCTGGCGGTGGCAGTATTCTGCACCTATGGCGCAGCCGGTATACTCAATACAATTATTGCACTGTTTGCAAAGGAAGGCTGA
- a CDS encoding phosphatidylserine decarboxylase family protein, which produces MTPIISEGYPFIGACFLLALLVGFSISPYAAVIPIVLMFYFCYFFRNPKREIALDEDVILSPADGTVTDIVPMETDEFVKEPCNKVVIFMSVFNVHVNRSPIRGKIKLQKYFCGRFRPAYKDTVGFENEHHVLGIENERIRISVKQIAGILARRIVSYVTLDDEMKQGELYGMIKFGSCLEVVMPKNVEIAVTKGQKVSGGLTVLGRIKD; this is translated from the coding sequence TTGACCCCTATTATTTCTGAGGGTTACCCCTTTATTGGTGCCTGCTTTTTGCTGGCGCTTCTCGTGGGCTTTTCCATTAGCCCCTATGCGGCGGTAATCCCCATTGTACTGATGTTTTATTTTTGTTATTTCTTCCGCAATCCCAAGCGGGAAATTGCGCTTGACGAAGATGTGATTCTTTCGCCGGCTGACGGTACCGTGACGGATATCGTGCCGATGGAAACGGACGAATTTGTAAAAGAGCCTTGCAACAAGGTCGTTATCTTTATGTCCGTATTCAACGTGCATGTGAACCGCAGTCCGATTCGGGGCAAAATCAAGCTGCAGAAGTATTTCTGCGGCCGTTTCCGTCCCGCTTATAAAGATACAGTGGGCTTTGAGAACGAGCACCATGTGCTCGGCATCGAAAATGAACGCATTCGTATCAGTGTAAAACAGATTGCCGGCATCTTAGCTCGCCGCATCGTGTCCTATGTGACTTTGGATGATGAAATGAAGCAGGGCGAGCTTTACGGTATGATTAAATTCGGTTCCTGCCTGGAAGTGGTAATGCCGAAAAATGTAGAAATCGCCGTGACCAAGGGGCAGAAGGTTTCTGGCGGCTTGACCGTTTTGGGGAGGATAAAAGACTGA
- a CDS encoding WecB/TagA/CpsF family glycosyltransferase: MAQAVAQVEGYMDERKNVLIATANAEMIMRATHDEELKNILNDAALVVPDGAGTVWAAHHLGYEMPERVAGFDLAQELMRIAPSKKQKVFFFGSAPGVAEKAKAKAEELYPGIEIVGTRDGYFKPEDEPAIIEEIKAAQPDLLLAALGVPKQEKWLNAHLKELGVPVAIGVGGTLDVMAGVMKRAPYWMQKAKLEWLFRGLLQPKRAGRLMALPKFVLKVHGYKSNRA; the protein is encoded by the coding sequence ATGGCTCAGGCAGTTGCACAGGTGGAAGGTTATATGGACGAACGGAAAAATGTCCTGATTGCCACTGCCAATGCAGAGATGATTATGCGGGCAACGCATGATGAGGAATTGAAAAATATCTTAAATGATGCCGCCTTGGTCGTGCCGGATGGGGCTGGTACGGTTTGGGCTGCCCATCACTTAGGTTATGAAATGCCGGAGCGTGTAGCGGGCTTTGACCTGGCGCAGGAACTCATGCGCATTGCTCCGAGCAAGAAGCAGAAGGTATTCTTCTTCGGTTCGGCTCCCGGCGTGGCAGAGAAGGCTAAAGCCAAGGCAGAGGAACTTTATCCCGGCATTGAAATCGTAGGTACGCGTGATGGCTACTTCAAGCCCGAGGATGAACCTGCCATCATTGAAGAAATCAAGGCCGCACAGCCGGACTTGCTGCTCGCCGCCCTTGGCGTACCCAAGCAGGAAAAGTGGCTTAATGCGCACTTAAAGGAACTGGGTGTACCGGTGGCTATTGGTGTAGGTGGTACGCTGGATGTTATGGCCGGTGTCATGAAACGCGCCCCGTATTGGATGCAGAAGGCCAAGCTCGAATGGCTGTTCCGCGGTCTTTTGCAGCCGAAACGTGCAGGCCGTCTGATGGCTCTGCCGAAATTTGTGTTGAAAGTGCATGGCTATAAGTCAAATCGCGCGTAA
- the aspS gene encoding aspartate--tRNA ligase, with product METLQGMKRDHHCGELRKENVGTDVVLCGWVARRRDHGGLIFVDMRDRSGFVQVVFDEASMEGGTFHKAESLRNEFCIAVRGTVRARSEETVNSNIETGEIEVVCTELRILNKAKTPPFYIQDGIDVDEMLRLKYRYLDLRRPEMQKNIILRHRVTKIMRDYFDRNGFLEIETPMLCKSTPEGARDFLVPSRVNPGEFYALPQSPQIFKQILQVAGFEKYFQIVRCFRDEDLRADRQPEFTQLDIEMSFKSQEEILTIMEEMVKELFEKSIGAKVETPFERMDWDTAMDKYGSDKPDLRFDMPLMDISEYVKGSDFKVFNAVIENGGMVKCIKVDGYADIPRRRLDELVKFVQIYGAKGLAWIQYSEEGVKSPFKKFYSDETFAKIAEATGAKTGDLLLVVADKRLVVDTALGQLRLEMGKERNLIDPDKLRFLWVVDFPMYEWSDEEKRWKAMHHPFTAPRDEDIEFLATDPGRVKANAYDMVLNGVEIGGGSLRIYNAELQEKVFESLGLTQEEAHAKFGFMMDAFQYGTPPHGGLAFGLDRLVMIMAKRASIRDVIAFPKTQSARDVMSNAPSEVDDKQLRELSIRTAVKKKEAKQEENA from the coding sequence ATGGAAACATTACAAGGCATGAAGCGCGACCATCATTGTGGCGAGCTTCGCAAGGAAAATGTAGGCACGGATGTCGTGCTGTGCGGCTGGGTTGCCCGCCGTCGTGACCATGGTGGACTCATATTCGTGGATATGCGTGACCGTTCCGGTTTTGTGCAGGTTGTCTTTGATGAAGCCAGCATGGAAGGCGGCACGTTCCACAAGGCAGAATCCCTGCGTAACGAGTTCTGTATCGCTGTTCGCGGTACGGTACGCGCCCGCAGCGAAGAAACGGTGAACAGCAACATCGAAACCGGTGAAATCGAAGTTGTCTGCACCGAGCTGCGCATTCTGAACAAGGCTAAGACGCCGCCGTTCTACATTCAGGATGGCATTGATGTAGATGAAATGCTGCGCCTGAAGTATCGCTATCTCGACCTGCGCCGCCCGGAAATGCAGAAGAACATCATTCTGCGTCACCGCGTGACGAAGATTATGCGCGATTACTTCGACCGCAACGGTTTCCTCGAAATCGAAACCCCGATGCTCTGCAAGAGCACGCCGGAAGGCGCACGCGACTTCCTCGTGCCGAGCCGTGTAAACCCGGGCGAGTTCTACGCTCTGCCGCAGTCCCCGCAGATTTTCAAGCAGATTCTGCAGGTTGCCGGTTTTGAAAAATACTTCCAGATTGTGCGCTGCTTCCGTGATGAAGACCTGCGTGCTGATCGTCAGCCGGAATTCACCCAGCTCGATATCGAAATGTCCTTCAAGAGCCAGGAAGAAATTCTGACCATTATGGAAGAAATGGTTAAGGAACTCTTTGAAAAATCCATCGGTGCCAAGGTGGAAACGCCGTTTGAACGCATGGATTGGGATACGGCTATGGATAAGTACGGTTCCGATAAGCCGGACCTGCGCTTTGATATGCCGCTCATGGACATCTCCGAGTACGTTAAAGGCTCTGACTTCAAGGTGTTCAATGCCGTTATCGAAAACGGCGGCATGGTTAAGTGCATCAAGGTGGACGGCTATGCTGACATTCCGCGCCGCCGTCTGGATGAACTCGTTAAGTTCGTACAGATTTACGGTGCCAAGGGTCTGGCCTGGATTCAGTACAGCGAAGAAGGCGTTAAGAGCCCCTTCAAGAAGTTCTACAGCGATGAAACCTTCGCTAAGATTGCGGAAGCTACTGGCGCCAAGACCGGCGACCTGCTGCTCGTTGTGGCTGACAAGCGCCTCGTTGTTGACACGGCCCTCGGCCAGCTCCGTCTTGAAATGGGTAAGGAACGCAACCTCATTGACCCGGATAAACTCCGTTTCCTCTGGGTTGTTGACTTCCCGATGTACGAATGGAGCGATGAAGAAAAACGCTGGAAAGCTATGCACCATCCGTTCACGGCTCCGCGTGACGAAGATATCGAATTCCTCGCCACTGACCCGGGCCGCGTAAAGGCTAATGCTTACGACATGGTTCTGAACGGTGTCGAAATCGGTGGCGGCTCCCTGCGTATCTATAATGCAGAACTGCAGGAGAAGGTATTCGAATCCTTGGGCCTCACGCAGGAAGAAGCACATGCGAAGTTCGGCTTCATGATGGATGCCTTCCAGTACGGCACGCCTCCTCATGGCGGCCTGGCTTTCGGTCTTGACCGTCTGGTTATGATTATGGCGAAACGCGCTTCCATCCGTGACGTAATCGCCTTCCCGAAGACGCAGAGTGCTCGTGACGTTATGTCCAACGCTCCGTCCGAAGTTGACGATAAACAGCTCCGTGAGCTGTCCATCCGTACGGCAGTAAAGAAAAAAGAAGCTAAGCAGGAAGAAAATGCTTAA
- the hisS gene encoding histidine--tRNA ligase has protein sequence MLTNAPRGTKDILPDTVGQWTYVEEKIRDLCARYGYKEIRTPMFEHTELFHRGIGEGTDVVDKEMYTFTDRGDRSITLRPENTASAVRAYLQNKLYGDSSLTKLFYIGSMFRYDRPQAGRMREFHQFGVEALGESNPAVDAEIIMLAMDLLGGLGLKDLKLSLNSVGCPKCRPVYRKVLQDFFRDKLEDLCDDCKDRFERSPLRILDCKADADKPYMADAPKITDCLCEECQDHFHKVQHFLTEAGVEFELDARLVRGLDYYTKTAFEIKYPPLGAQSAVAGGGRYDGLIEEIGGNPTPAVGFATGLERVLLALEKQNLLPEMDTQTDAFVVALGEEAQGAAFKLLTKLRQAGLKAGMDYAGRSMKAQMKQANKANARFALIIGEDEVKEACVQLKDMEKSEQEKVSFDNIIEKLCAEVKG, from the coding sequence ATGTTAACCAATGCCCCAAGAGGGACAAAGGATATATTGCCCGATACTGTCGGACAATGGACCTATGTGGAAGAAAAAATCCGTGACCTGTGTGCCCGTTATGGCTACAAGGAAATCCGTACGCCGATGTTCGAGCATACGGAGCTGTTCCATCGCGGTATCGGCGAAGGCACGGATGTGGTGGACAAGGAAATGTACACCTTCACCGACCGTGGCGACCGCAGCATTACCCTGCGTCCGGAAAACACGGCTTCGGCTGTGCGTGCCTATCTGCAGAACAAGCTCTATGGTGACAGCAGCCTGACGAAGCTTTTCTACATCGGCTCCATGTTCCGCTATGACCGTCCGCAGGCCGGCCGTATGCGCGAATTCCATCAGTTTGGTGTCGAAGCTTTAGGCGAGTCCAATCCGGCCGTGGATGCAGAAATCATCATGCTGGCTATGGATTTATTAGGTGGCCTGGGACTTAAAGACCTCAAGCTGTCCCTGAATTCCGTTGGCTGTCCGAAATGCCGTCCGGTATACCGCAAGGTTCTGCAGGACTTCTTCCGCGATAAGCTCGAAGATTTGTGCGATGACTGCAAAGACCGTTTTGAGCGCAGCCCGCTGCGTATCCTCGACTGCAAGGCTGATGCCGACAAGCCCTATATGGCTGATGCACCGAAGATTACGGACTGCCTCTGCGAGGAATGTCAGGACCATTTCCACAAGGTACAGCACTTCCTGACGGAAGCTGGCGTGGAATTTGAACTTGATGCCCGTCTCGTGCGCGGTTTGGACTATTACACCAAGACCGCTTTCGAGATTAAATATCCGCCCCTCGGTGCGCAGAGTGCCGTTGCAGGCGGCGGCCGCTACGATGGACTCATTGAGGAAATCGGCGGCAACCCGACTCCGGCTGTGGGCTTTGCCACGGGGTTGGAACGTGTGCTGCTGGCACTGGAGAAACAGAATCTCCTGCCGGAAATGGACACGCAGACCGATGCGTTCGTGGTTGCTCTGGGCGAAGAGGCGCAGGGCGCAGCCTTTAAGCTCCTGACGAAATTGCGTCAGGCAGGACTTAAAGCCGGTATGGACTATGCGGGCCGGAGCATGAAGGCCCAGATGAAGCAGGCAAACAAGGCCAACGCCCGTTTTGCCTTAATCATCGGTGAAGATGAAGTCAAGGAAGCTTGCGTACAGCTCAAGGACATGGAAAAGAGCGAGCAGGAGAAAGTTTCTTTTGATAATATAATTGAAAAGCTATGTGCTGAGGTGAAAGGTTAA
- the hemZ gene encoding coproporphyrinogen dehydrogenase HemZ translates to MKVRTFTLNSKKEIISKITREVLTLFKVEVVGREGEADFAQLSVVNHRLPVEGEPREGAKVCMETTLMLFAEDGTLKSYTRWECGKEDELERAAVNRTIKLNLYHIFCEELGYAPAPWGILHGVRPTKIVHRWIEYGMDEEAIVKRLMTDFACSEEKARIITPMAFRQLPFLKTSDEKTISIYVGIPFCLTRCLYCSFPANVLPGPKKLAEFMAVLKKDIEGAKAAVEAHGLKVQNIYVGGGTPTALPDAEFRTMLGWVCDAFYHDNLAEFTVEAGRPDSITPEKIAAMRDFKVTRVSVNPQTMQERTLKVIGRQHTPEAVTEMYHALRAAGIPHINMDLILGLPGETAADVDDTLAKVTALNPDDITLHALALKRGSRLKLIMEERHVDLPSAEETRKMAEVAMGYMKRFGYEPYYLYRQGYMAGDLENIGCCHKGAEGMYNIQIMEEHQTIIGIGGAATSKVVDFKNKRMKSSFNAKDLVTYLRDIDIYIEKRRALLDEACAN, encoded by the coding sequence TTGAAGGTAAGAACCTTTACACTGAACTCGAAAAAAGAAATTATATCCAAGATTACCCGGGAAGTGCTGACACTCTTTAAGGTGGAAGTCGTGGGCCGGGAAGGCGAGGCAGATTTTGCGCAGCTTTCTGTGGTCAATCATCGCCTGCCGGTAGAGGGCGAGCCGCGTGAAGGCGCGAAGGTCTGCATGGAAACCACGCTGATGCTCTTTGCAGAGGATGGCACGCTAAAAAGCTATACCCGCTGGGAATGTGGCAAAGAGGACGAGCTGGAGCGGGCGGCGGTAAACCGCACGATAAAGCTCAATCTCTACCATATCTTCTGTGAGGAACTGGGCTATGCGCCTGCCCCTTGGGGGATTCTCCACGGGGTACGTCCCACCAAAATCGTCCATCGCTGGATTGAATACGGCATGGATGAGGAAGCCATCGTCAAGCGTTTGATGACCGACTTTGCCTGCAGTGAGGAAAAGGCACGGATTATCACGCCGATGGCGTTCCGTCAGCTGCCGTTCCTCAAGACCTCGGACGAAAAGACCATCAGTATTTATGTGGGGATTCCCTTCTGTCTGACCCGCTGCCTGTATTGTTCCTTCCCGGCTAATGTACTGCCGGGGCCGAAGAAACTTGCCGAGTTTATGGCGGTGCTTAAAAAGGATATCGAGGGCGCTAAAGCGGCGGTGGAGGCACACGGCCTTAAAGTCCAGAATATCTATGTGGGCGGCGGTACGCCGACTGCTCTGCCGGACGCGGAATTCCGCACGATGCTCGGCTGGGTCTGTGATGCCTTCTATCACGATAATCTAGCCGAGTTTACGGTGGAGGCAGGCCGACCCGATAGCATTACGCCGGAAAAGATTGCGGCTATGCGGGATTTCAAGGTCACGCGCGTCAGCGTCAATCCGCAGACCATGCAGGAGCGAACCTTGAAGGTTATCGGCCGTCAGCATACGCCGGAAGCGGTTACGGAAATGTACCATGCCCTGCGGGCAGCGGGCATTCCCCATATCAACATGGATTTGATTTTGGGCCTGCCCGGTGAGACGGCGGCTGATGTGGACGATACACTGGCCAAGGTCACTGCGCTGAATCCGGACGATATCACCCTGCACGCTTTAGCCTTGAAACGCGGCTCACGCCTCAAGCTCATTATGGAAGAACGCCATGTGGACTTGCCCAGCGCAGAGGAAACGCGCAAGATGGCGGAAGTGGCCATGGGCTATATGAAGCGTTTCGGCTATGAGCCGTATTATCTTTACCGTCAAGGCTATATGGCCGGTGATTTGGAAAATATTGGCTGCTGTCATAAAGGTGCCGAAGGGATGTACAACATCCAGATTATGGAGGAACATCAGACCATTATCGGCATTGGCGGCGCCGCCACGAGCAAAGTGGTTGACTTTAAGAACAAGCGCATGAAGTCCTCATTCAACGCCAAGGATTTAGTGACATACTTGCGCGATATTGATATTTATATCGAGAAACGGCGGGCTCTTTTGGATGAAGCCTGCGCAAATTAA
- a CDS encoding Fur family transcriptional regulator: MAQTFTMDDLKQRLQARQHKMTPQRQTVLQVFLDHPGEHLSAEDVYGILRQGSSEIGLATVYRSLELLSDLEILQKMEFGDGCSRYEVNTTNPLEHHHHHLICTTCGKVTEFEDDLLDELEGDIQNKLGFKVLNHQVKFYGTCKECQKEN; the protein is encoded by the coding sequence ATGGCACAGACATTTACCATGGACGATTTGAAACAGCGCTTGCAGGCTCGCCAGCATAAGATGACGCCCCAGCGTCAGACGGTACTGCAGGTGTTCCTTGACCATCCCGGTGAGCATCTTTCCGCAGAGGATGTGTATGGCATTCTGCGGCAGGGCAGCTCGGAAATCGGTCTGGCTACGGTTTACCGCAGTCTGGAATTGCTGTCGGATTTGGAAATTCTGCAGAAGATGGAGTTCGGCGACGGCTGCAGCCGTTATGAGGTCAATACCACGAATCCTTTGGAACACCATCATCATCACCTTATCTGCACGACCTGCGGCAAGGTGACGGAGTTTGAAGACGATTTGCTGGATGAACTGGAAGGGGATATCCAGAATAAACTGGGTTTCAAAGTCCTCAATCATCAGGTGAAATTCTACGGTACATGCAAGGAGTGCCAAAAAGAAAATTGA
- a CDS encoding RelA/SpoT family protein produces MNDKDKAPVTIESILEAVKAYEPRADIALIQKAYDLAASAHKGQVRVSGEEYIIHPLHVAEILTELHIDDVTISAALLHDVVEDTIYTKEQIAEMFGEEVAMIVDGVTKLGRIKYKSKEEVQLENYRKLFLAMAKDIRVIMVKLADRLHNMRTLKYMREDKQKRIAKETIEIYAPLANRLGISNIKWELEDLCLRYLEPEKYYDLVENVKQKRKERQAFIDTAIEQIENKIKESNIKAEIKGRAKHFYSIYKKMLRDKKDISEIYDLSAIRVLVESVRDCYGVLGVIHAMWKPIPGRFKDYIAMPKSNGYQSLHTTVMTRGYPLEIQIRTFHMHEVSEFGVAAHWKYKENGKGSTAGGAMDQKMNWLRQMVSLQQELSDPKEYFEALKVDIFSDEVFVFTPKGDVVDLPKGSIPIDFAYRIHTEVGHHCVGAKVNGKLVPLEHKLKNGDIVSIVTNKANNGPSRDWLNIVASSETRSKIRSWFKKERREENIERGMELIREEAKRLGYAPKELLKDGRLLEVAKKLNILSEDDLLAAVGYGGLAVHGILTRLVEFHKEDIKEKTPLDVTQMLSALKRPANGGRKSKSSHGVLVEGESGLMVRLARCCNPIPGDPITGYVTRGRGVSVHRTDCPNVLMDTDLTRMIEVSWDVGLDKQYKVELEIVCNDRSGILANVLSVPTEMKINIHSINANPNRNTKTSTIYLGLDVNSNTQVKQIITRLRRVKDVYSVVRKMGSNPNM; encoded by the coding sequence ATGAATGACAAAGATAAAGCACCAGTGACCATAGAATCCATACTTGAGGCGGTAAAGGCCTATGAGCCTCGGGCAGACATTGCTTTGATTCAGAAAGCCTATGACCTGGCTGCCAGTGCCCATAAGGGGCAGGTGCGGGTGTCAGGAGAGGAATACATCATTCATCCCCTGCATGTGGCGGAAATCCTCACGGAACTGCATATTGATGATGTGACCATCAGCGCAGCGCTTCTGCATGATGTGGTGGAAGATACCATTTATACCAAAGAGCAGATTGCCGAGATGTTCGGCGAAGAAGTGGCCATGATTGTGGATGGTGTCACGAAACTTGGGCGCATTAAGTACAAGTCCAAGGAAGAAGTTCAGCTGGAAAATTACCGCAAGTTGTTCTTGGCCATGGCCAAGGATATTCGCGTCATCATGGTGAAGCTGGCTGACCGTCTGCATAATATGCGCACGCTCAAATACATGCGGGAGGATAAGCAGAAGCGCATTGCCAAGGAAACCATTGAAATCTATGCGCCGCTGGCGAACCGTCTGGGTATTTCCAATATCAAATGGGAGCTTGAGGACCTCTGTCTGCGTTATCTGGAACCGGAAAAATACTACGATTTGGTGGAAAACGTCAAGCAGAAGCGCAAGGAGCGGCAGGCGTTTATCGACACCGCCATTGAGCAGATTGAAAATAAAATCAAAGAGTCCAATATCAAGGCCGAAATCAAAGGCCGGGCCAAGCATTTTTACAGCATCTATAAAAAGATGCTGCGGGACAAGAAGGATATCAGCGAAATCTATGACTTGTCGGCTATTCGCGTATTGGTGGAATCCGTGCGGGACTGTTATGGAGTGCTCGGCGTAATCCATGCCATGTGGAAGCCGATTCCGGGCCGGTTCAAGGACTATATCGCCATGCCGAAGTCCAACGGCTATCAGTCCCTGCATACCACAGTTATGACCCGCGGTTATCCGCTGGAAATTCAGATTCGTACCTTCCATATGCATGAGGTGTCGGAGTTCGGTGTCGCGGCGCATTGGAAGTACAAGGAAAATGGCAAGGGCTCGACGGCGGGCGGCGCCATGGACCAGAAGATGAACTGGCTGCGGCAGATGGTGAGCCTGCAGCAGGAACTCAGCGACCCCAAGGAATATTTTGAAGCCCTCAAGGTGGATATTTTCTCGGATGAAGTGTTCGTGTTCACGCCGAAGGGCGATGTGGTGGATTTGCCCAAGGGCTCCATTCCCATCGACTTTGCTTACCGCATTCATACAGAGGTGGGGCATCACTGCGTAGGAGCCAAGGTCAATGGCAAACTGGTGCCGCTGGAGCACAAGCTCAAAAACGGCGATATCGTGTCCATTGTCACCAACAAGGCCAATAACGGCCCATCCCGCGACTGGCTCAATATCGTTGCTTCTTCGGAAACCCGCAGCAAAATCCGCTCTTGGTTCAAGAAGGAACGGCGCGAGGAAAATATCGAGCGGGGCATGGAACTTATCCGCGAGGAGGCTAAGCGCTTAGGCTATGCGCCCAAGGAGCTCTTAAAGGATGGCCGCCTGCTCGAAGTGGCTAAGAAGCTCAACATTTTGAGCGAGGATGATTTGCTGGCGGCTGTAGGCTATGGCGGTTTGGCTGTTCATGGCATTTTGACCCGTCTGGTGGAATTCCATAAGGAAGACATCAAGGAAAAGACGCCGCTGGATGTAACCCAGATGTTGTCGGCCTTGAAGCGTCCGGCCAATGGCGGCCGCAAGAGCAAATCAAGCCACGGCGTATTGGTTGAGGGCGAAAGCGGTCTGATGGTGAGACTCGCACGCTGCTGCAATCCGATTCCCGGCGACCCAATCACGGGTTATGTGACTCGTGGCCGCGGTGTGTCTGTTCATCGCACTGACTGCCCCAATGTGCTCATGGATACGGATTTGACCCGTATGATTGAGGTGAGCTGGGATGTGGGTCTTGATAAGCAGTACAAGGTGGAACTGGAAATTGTCTGCAATGACCGCAGCGGTATTCTGGCCAATGTGCTGTCGGTGCCTACGGAAATGAAGATTAACATTCACAGCATTAACGCCAACCCGAATCGCAATACCAAGACCTCTACCATCTACCTGGGACTCGATGTGAACAGCAACACCCAGGTGAAGCAGATTATCACCCGTCTGCGCCGGGTCAAGGACGTTTACAGCGTGGTAAGAAAAATGGGCAGCAATCCCAATATGTAG